The proteins below come from a single Agrococcus beijingensis genomic window:
- the surE gene encoding 5'/3'-nucleotidase SurE — MRALITNDDGIDSPGLLALARAAADAGLEVVIAAPAHEHSGASASIIATQGASVTAAGGKGTVRSERRSLPGFETAYAVHAAPALITLLALHGSFGGTPDVVLSGINRGANVGGAIMHSGTVGAALTAAQGGVRALAVSLDVGLVESSAEHWETAAVLARQALARLLGAPAGTVLNLNVPNVADAAGLELVEAPLAPFGIVQTTMTEIAGDDVRLSIREHRAEEAPGSDMERLAAGHATIPAVKTIAQRTG, encoded by the coding sequence ATGCGCGCACTGATCACCAATGACGACGGGATCGACTCACCGGGCCTGCTCGCCCTCGCGCGCGCTGCCGCCGACGCGGGGCTCGAGGTGGTGATCGCGGCGCCCGCGCACGAGCACTCGGGCGCCAGCGCATCCATCATCGCCACGCAGGGCGCTTCGGTGACGGCGGCGGGCGGCAAGGGCACCGTGCGCTCCGAGCGCCGCAGCCTGCCCGGCTTCGAGACGGCCTACGCGGTGCACGCGGCGCCGGCGCTCATCACGCTGCTCGCGCTCCACGGCTCGTTCGGCGGCACCCCCGACGTCGTCCTGAGCGGCATCAACCGGGGCGCGAACGTCGGCGGCGCGATCATGCACTCCGGCACCGTGGGCGCCGCGCTGACCGCGGCGCAGGGCGGTGTGCGGGCGCTGGCGGTCTCGCTCGACGTCGGGCTCGTCGAGAGCAGCGCGGAGCACTGGGAGACCGCGGCGGTGCTGGCGCGGCAGGCGCTGGCGAGGCTGCTCGGCGCGCCGGCCGGCACCGTGCTGAACCTCAACGTGCCGAACGTCGCCGACGCGGCGGGCCTCGAGCTCGTCGAGGCGCCGCTCGCGCCCTTCGGCATCGTGCAGACCACCATGACCGAGATCGCCGGCGACGACGTGCGGCTGTCGATCCGCGAGCATCGCGCCGAGGAGGCGCCGGGCTCCGACATGGAGCGGCTCGCCGCCGGGCACGCGACGATCCCCGCGGTCAAGACGATCGCCCAGCGCACCGGCTGA
- a CDS encoding carboxymuconolactone decarboxylase family protein, with protein MNPVLEIADRQHDDPAVMGVFDAIERSLGVLPNMVRAMAVSPVLLQTYVGMSGQLAKGVIGAQTREKLAMLVAQVDGCSYCLSTHMHLASKAGIPREQLEAARSAQSDEPKEAAILAFAHAVIVERGHVGAAAVETAREAGLDDAELAEIIGHVSLNFLTNTFNSAFGTPIEFPVIEA; from the coding sequence ATGAACCCCGTCCTCGAGATCGCAGACCGACAGCACGACGACCCCGCAGTGATGGGCGTCTTCGATGCGATCGAGCGCTCGCTCGGCGTGCTGCCGAACATGGTGCGCGCCATGGCCGTCAGCCCCGTGCTGCTGCAGACCTACGTCGGCATGTCCGGGCAGCTCGCGAAGGGCGTCATCGGCGCGCAGACCCGCGAGAAGCTCGCGATGCTGGTCGCCCAGGTCGACGGCTGCAGCTACTGCCTCTCCACCCACATGCACCTGGCGTCGAAGGCGGGCATCCCGCGCGAGCAGCTCGAGGCAGCGCGCTCCGCGCAGAGCGACGAGCCCAAGGAGGCCGCGATCCTCGCCTTCGCGCACGCCGTCATCGTCGAGCGCGGCCACGTCGGCGCCGCGGCCGTGGAGACCGCGCGCGAGGCCGGGCTCGACGACGCCGAGCTCGCCGAGATCATCGGGCACGTCAGCCTCAACTTCCTCACCAACACCTTCAACAGCGCCTTCGGCACGCCGATCGAGTTCCCGGTCATCGAGGCATGA
- a CDS encoding GNAT family N-acetyltransferase, with protein sequence MSPLAGPTLPQMGRKVVLTALREDDIDRVVEACSTEQAERFLDTPWPYSRADAEGFVREFAPSGWRGEHDERVWAIRESLRGPLAGVIGLRTIAGEVGFWLHPDAQGKGLMSDALRTVAGHAEGCLTWPEVHWACYDGNLGSMRVAKAAGFTYLGTGEGEQRGEPVVQHRAIRTPSGMPAGARPWPPLD encoded by the coding sequence ATGAGCCCCCTGGCCGGCCCGACCCTGCCCCAGATGGGCCGCAAGGTGGTGCTCACTGCGCTCCGCGAGGACGACATCGACCGCGTCGTCGAGGCGTGCTCGACCGAGCAGGCCGAGCGCTTCCTCGACACGCCATGGCCCTACTCGCGTGCCGACGCCGAGGGCTTCGTGCGCGAGTTCGCGCCGTCGGGCTGGCGCGGCGAGCACGACGAGCGCGTGTGGGCGATCCGCGAGTCGCTGCGCGGCCCGCTCGCAGGAGTGATCGGCCTGCGCACGATCGCCGGCGAGGTCGGCTTCTGGCTGCACCCCGACGCGCAGGGCAAGGGCCTGATGTCGGATGCGCTGCGCACGGTCGCCGGGCACGCGGAGGGATGCCTGACCTGGCCCGAGGTGCACTGGGCCTGCTACGACGGCAACCTCGGCTCGATGCGCGTCGCGAAGGCCGCCGGCTTCACCTACCTCGGCACCGGCGAGGGCGAGCAGCGGGGCGAGCCGGTCGTGCAGCACCGCGCCATCCGCACCCCCTCCGGCATGCCCGCGGGCGCCCGCCCCTGGCCGCCGCTCGACTGA
- the ribH gene encoding 6,7-dimethyl-8-ribityllumazine synthase, which produces MAGEGRPTASTLDASGLRIAIVHGRWHEQIATGLLEGSRRALAEMGAEVVELPVPGAFELAVVAQGALEAGFDGAVALGVIIRGGTPHFEYISASATQGLTDVALRTGKPIGFGVLTLDDEQQGIDRAGLPGSKEDKGREAAEAVVEAALALRFLHG; this is translated from the coding sequence ATGGCCGGAGAAGGTCGTCCCACCGCGAGCACGCTGGATGCCAGCGGGCTCCGCATCGCCATCGTGCACGGCCGCTGGCACGAGCAGATCGCCACCGGCCTGCTCGAGGGCTCGCGCCGCGCGCTCGCCGAGATGGGCGCCGAGGTGGTCGAGCTGCCCGTGCCGGGCGCCTTCGAGCTGGCGGTCGTCGCGCAGGGCGCGCTCGAGGCCGGCTTCGACGGGGCGGTGGCGCTCGGCGTCATCATCCGCGGCGGCACCCCGCACTTCGAGTACATCTCGGCGTCGGCGACGCAGGGCCTCACCGACGTCGCGCTGCGCACCGGCAAGCCGATCGGCTTCGGCGTGCTGACCCTCGACGACGAGCAGCAGGGCATCGACCGCGCCGGCCTGCCGGGCTCGAAGGAGGACAAGGGCCGCGAGGCGGCCGAGGCGGTCGTCGAGGCCGCTCTCGCGCTGCGGTTCCTGCACGGCTGA
- the ribB gene encoding 3,4-dihydroxy-2-butanone-4-phosphate synthase, whose product MSITTITVALEALRAGKPIVVVDDEGRENEGDLIMSAQLATTEWIAFMVRHTSGYLCAPMTDARADELELPLMVLENEDSRQTAYTITVDAADRSSTGISADDRSHTLRVLADPESTPASLRRPGHIIPLRAVQGGVRKRSGHTEAAVELLQLAGLAPVGVIGELVEDGGEMRRLPSLIAFGEEHDLPVITIEELIDYLDAGGIPTACKGRADESARVSFEVETNVPTRFGTFRIAAYRDRQTGADHVAIIAGEQLTDGAVVRVHSECLTGEAFHSLKCECGPQLDAAMQQVQESGNGMVIYLRGQEGRGIGLINKLKAYRLQEDGLDTLDANLALGLPADAREYGAAAGILRQQGLSAIRLLSNNPLKQQALEQHGIEVRELVPLLVGVGEFNEQYLSAKRDRMGHALPAVIAQNDEQGEG is encoded by the coding sequence ATGAGCATCACCACCATCACCGTCGCGCTCGAGGCGCTCCGAGCGGGCAAGCCGATCGTCGTCGTCGACGACGAGGGCCGCGAGAACGAGGGCGACCTCATCATGTCGGCGCAGCTGGCGACGACCGAGTGGATCGCGTTCATGGTGCGCCACACGTCCGGCTACCTGTGCGCGCCGATGACCGACGCGCGGGCCGACGAGCTCGAGCTGCCGCTGATGGTGCTCGAGAACGAGGACTCGCGGCAGACGGCCTACACGATCACCGTCGACGCGGCCGACCGCAGCAGCACGGGCATCTCGGCCGACGACCGCTCGCACACGCTGCGGGTGCTGGCCGACCCGGAGAGCACGCCCGCGAGCCTGCGCCGCCCCGGCCACATCATCCCGCTGCGCGCGGTGCAGGGCGGCGTGCGCAAGCGCTCCGGCCACACCGAGGCCGCCGTCGAGCTGCTGCAGCTCGCGGGCCTGGCGCCGGTCGGCGTCATCGGCGAGCTCGTCGAGGACGGCGGCGAGATGCGCCGGCTGCCGTCGCTGATCGCGTTCGGCGAGGAGCACGACCTGCCGGTGATCACGATCGAGGAGCTCATCGACTACCTGGACGCCGGCGGCATCCCGACTGCCTGCAAGGGCCGCGCCGACGAGTCCGCGCGCGTGTCGTTCGAGGTCGAGACCAACGTGCCGACCCGCTTCGGCACCTTCCGCATCGCCGCCTACCGCGACCGCCAGACAGGTGCCGACCACGTCGCGATCATCGCGGGCGAGCAGCTCACCGACGGCGCCGTGGTGCGCGTGCACTCCGAGTGCCTCACGGGCGAGGCGTTCCACTCGCTGAAGTGCGAGTGCGGTCCGCAGCTCGACGCCGCCATGCAGCAGGTGCAGGAGTCGGGCAACGGCATGGTGATCTACCTGCGCGGCCAGGAGGGGCGCGGCATCGGGCTGATCAACAAGCTGAAGGCCTACCGGCTGCAGGAGGACGGCCTCGATACGCTCGACGCCAACCTCGCCCTCGGCCTGCCCGCCGATGCCCGCGAGTACGGCGCCGCGGCCGGCATCCTGCGCCAGCAGGGCCTCAGCGCGATCCGCCTGCTGTCGAACAACCCGCTGAAGCAGCAGGCGCTCGAGCAGCACGGCATCGAGGTGCGCGAGCTCGTGCCGCTGCTGGTCGGCGTCGGCGAGTTCAACGAGCAGTATCTGTCGGCCAAGCGCGACCGCATGGGTCACGCGCTGCCGGCCGTGATCGCCCAGAACGACGAGCAGGGAGAGGGCTGA
- a CDS encoding riboflavin synthase yields MFTGIIEELGEIISFEPNGDAYRLTVRGPLAVSDASHGDSIAVNGLCLTVVDQTADAFTADVMQISVDMSTLGDRKAGDRVNLERAAAVGDRLGGHIVQGHIDGTATVLSIVEGDGQRTVRISLDAEHAHLVVRKGSITVDGISLTASAVSEPGAAEQWFEVSLIPETLESTTLGFRGVGDRVNIETDIVARHVERMLQREDAR; encoded by the coding sequence ATGTTCACCGGCATCATCGAAGAGCTCGGCGAGATCATCTCGTTCGAGCCGAACGGCGACGCGTACCGCCTGACCGTGCGCGGTCCGCTGGCGGTCAGCGACGCCTCCCATGGCGACTCGATCGCCGTCAACGGGCTCTGCCTGACCGTCGTCGACCAGACGGCGGATGCGTTCACCGCAGACGTCATGCAGATCTCGGTCGACATGTCCACACTGGGCGACCGCAAGGCGGGCGACCGCGTCAACCTGGAGCGCGCGGCCGCGGTCGGCGACCGGCTCGGCGGCCACATCGTGCAGGGGCACATCGACGGCACCGCGACGGTGCTCTCGATCGTCGAGGGCGACGGGCAGCGCACGGTGCGCATCTCGCTCGACGCCGAGCACGCGCACCTGGTGGTGCGGAAGGGATCGATCACCGTCGACGGCATCAGCCTCACCGCCTCGGCCGTGAGCGAGCCCGGCGCCGCCGAGCAGTGGTTCGAGGTGTCGCTGATCCCCGAGACGCTCGAATCCACGACCCTGGGATTCCGAGGTGTTGGCGACCGCGTCAACATCGAGACCGACATCGTCGCTCGGCACGTCGAGCGCATGCTGCAGCGAGAGGATGCCCGATGA
- the ribD gene encoding bifunctional diaminohydroxyphosphoribosylaminopyrimidine deaminase/5-amino-6-(5-phosphoribosylamino)uracil reductase RibD, translated as MAGISLAERDAMARARELARRGPRGVNPQVGAVILSPDGRMLAEGWHRGAGTPHAEVDALSRLRPEDARGATAVVTLEPCNHTGRTGPCAVALLDAGIARVVYGAADPGDASSGGAGRLAAAGVATERADEAEAAALIADWTFMHRAGRPRVTVKWAQSLDGRAAAADGTSQWITGPDARAHVHRERSLHDAIAVGTGTVLADDPQLTARIDGRSDVPQPIPVVFGTREIPADAALRRHPKGLRTAGHDLERELFALAADGIQTLYVEGGPTLASAFIRAGLADRLTIYLAPTLLGGPRIALDDLGVDTIDEQRRLTVTRLEQLGRDLLVEATTESEQ; from the coding sequence ATGGCAGGGATCTCGCTCGCAGAGCGCGACGCGATGGCTCGCGCCCGCGAGCTCGCGCGGCGAGGGCCGCGCGGCGTCAACCCGCAGGTGGGCGCCGTCATCCTCTCCCCCGACGGCCGCATGCTCGCCGAGGGCTGGCACCGCGGCGCCGGCACCCCGCACGCCGAGGTCGACGCGCTCTCGCGGCTGCGCCCCGAGGACGCCCGCGGCGCCACCGCCGTCGTCACCCTCGAGCCCTGCAACCACACCGGCCGCACCGGCCCGTGCGCGGTGGCCCTGCTCGACGCCGGCATCGCCCGCGTCGTCTACGGCGCCGCCGACCCGGGCGACGCCTCCTCGGGCGGCGCCGGCCGCCTCGCCGCGGCAGGCGTCGCGACCGAGCGCGCCGACGAGGCGGAGGCCGCCGCGCTCATCGCCGACTGGACCTTCATGCATCGCGCCGGCCGCCCCCGCGTGACCGTCAAGTGGGCGCAGTCGCTCGACGGCCGCGCCGCCGCCGCCGACGGCACGAGCCAGTGGATCACCGGTCCCGACGCGCGTGCCCACGTGCATCGCGAGCGCAGCCTGCACGACGCGATCGCCGTCGGCACCGGCACGGTGCTCGCCGACGACCCGCAGCTCACCGCCCGCATCGACGGCCGCAGCGATGTGCCGCAGCCGATCCCGGTGGTCTTCGGCACCCGCGAGATCCCCGCGGATGCCGCTCTCCGGCGCCACCCCAAGGGGCTGCGCACGGCCGGCCACGATCTCGAGCGCGAGCTCTTCGCCCTCGCCGCCGACGGCATCCAGACCCTCTACGTCGAGGGCGGGCCGACGCTCGCGAGCGCCTTCATCCGCGCCGGTCTCGCCGACCGGCTCACCATCTACCTCGCGCCGACCCTCCTCGGGGGTCCGCGCATCGCACTCGACGACCTGGGCGTCGACACCATCGACGAGCAGCGGCGCCTCACGGTCACGCGGCTCGAGCAGCTGGGCCGCGACCTCCTGGTCGAGGCCACGACAGAGAGCGAGCAGTGA
- a CDS encoding MFS transporter, which produces MSTSATQATAASPKPANSRGRVIFASLIGTTIEFYDFYVYATAAVLVFPHLFFPTGDDTTALLASFAAFGAAMVARPIGSIVFGHLGDKHGRKITLVGALLTMGIATFLIGALPTYGQIGWFAAALLVLMRLAQGFALGGEWSGAALVATENAPAGKRAWYGTFPQLGAPIGFIIANGLFLVIAALLPSDDPSMPSEAFLEWGWRIPFLFSAVMVIVGLWVRLKLVESTSFEKAKSTGSIQRLPLATVFRGHWKELILGTFFMLATYVLFYLMTAFSLTYGRAPVDAAVPGLGYSYNTFVLMLIVGVVFFGIFTLVSGPLADRFGRRKLLIWVTLAIIAFGLLWVPLTGGGTFGVMLWLILGMSLMGFTFGPMGALLPELFPTNVRYTGSGVSYNVSSILGAALAPFIAVALWTAGGGSPFWVGVYLSGAGVLTLIALLISKETKDIDMER; this is translated from the coding sequence ATGTCCACCTCTGCCACCCAGGCGACCGCCGCGTCGCCCAAGCCCGCGAACTCGCGCGGCCGCGTCATCTTCGCCAGCCTCATCGGCACCACGATCGAGTTCTACGACTTCTACGTCTACGCGACCGCCGCCGTGCTGGTGTTCCCGCACCTCTTCTTCCCGACGGGCGACGACACGACGGCGCTGCTCGCGTCGTTCGCGGCGTTCGGCGCCGCCATGGTCGCCCGCCCCATCGGCTCGATCGTCTTCGGCCACCTCGGCGACAAGCACGGCCGCAAGATCACCCTGGTGGGCGCGCTGCTGACGATGGGCATCGCGACGTTCCTGATCGGCGCGCTGCCGACCTACGGCCAGATCGGCTGGTTCGCCGCGGCGCTGCTCGTGCTGATGCGCCTCGCGCAGGGGTTCGCGCTCGGCGGCGAATGGTCGGGTGCGGCGCTCGTCGCGACCGAGAACGCGCCGGCCGGCAAGCGCGCCTGGTACGGCACGTTCCCGCAGCTGGGCGCGCCGATCGGCTTCATCATCGCCAACGGCCTCTTCCTCGTCATCGCGGCGCTGCTGCCGAGCGACGACCCCTCGATGCCGTCGGAGGCGTTCCTCGAGTGGGGCTGGCGCATCCCGTTCCTGTTCTCGGCCGTGATGGTCATCGTGGGCCTGTGGGTGCGGCTCAAGCTCGTCGAGTCGACCTCGTTCGAGAAGGCGAAGTCGACCGGCTCGATCCAGCGCCTGCCGCTGGCCACTGTGTTCCGCGGCCACTGGAAGGAGCTCATCCTGGGCACCTTCTTCATGCTCGCCACCTACGTGCTCTTCTACCTGATGACCGCGTTCTCGCTCACCTACGGCCGCGCCCCGGTCGATGCCGCAGTGCCGGGCCTGGGCTACTCGTACAACACGTTCGTGCTCATGCTGATCGTGGGCGTGGTGTTCTTCGGCATCTTCACGCTCGTCTCGGGCCCCCTGGCCGACCGCTTCGGCCGTCGCAAGCTGCTGATCTGGGTGACGCTCGCGATCATCGCGTTCGGCCTGCTGTGGGTGCCGCTCACCGGCGGCGGCACGTTCGGCGTGATGCTGTGGCTGATCCTGGGCATGTCGCTGATGGGCTTCACCTTCGGCCCGATGGGCGCGCTGCTGCCCGAGCTCTTCCCGACCAACGTGCGCTACACGGGCTCGGGCGTGAGCTACAACGTCTCGTCGATCCTCGGCGCCGCGCTCGCCCCGTTCATCGCGGTGGCGCTGTGGACGGCCGGCGGCGGCAGCCCCTTCTGGGTCGGCGTGTACCTGTCGGGCGCGGGCGTGCTGACGCTCATCGCGCTGCTCATCTCGAAGGAGACGAAGGACATCGACATGGAGCGCTGA
- a CDS encoding 1-phosphofructokinase family hexose kinase, whose product MPTVLVFAPAPILTVTIEEHRDEPDVHFHVGGQGVWQARMLTALGVDAVLVCTVAGEAGAITRHLLDDEGFRVVTIDREGVSPAYVHDRRGGKRVAIVEAQGEPLSRHALDALYSATLREAAEADLVILSGPDGETMLEADVYRRLASDMRELGLTVLVDLAGNRLEAALAGGVDVLKVSHEELVADGRVDDDGDDEQQLLDAAQSLVDDGVSLVAVTRASEGSIVVGGGGAWRVVAPELEPVDPRGAGDSYTAGLASVLAAGGSHAEAVRTGAAAGAVNATRRGLGTGDAEAIRAIARKVDLQQIGEGSDEGKAS is encoded by the coding sequence ATGCCGACCGTGCTCGTGTTCGCGCCCGCGCCGATCCTCACCGTGACCATCGAGGAGCACCGGGACGAACCCGATGTGCACTTCCACGTCGGTGGACAGGGGGTCTGGCAGGCCCGCATGCTCACCGCACTGGGTGTCGACGCCGTGCTCGTGTGCACGGTCGCCGGCGAGGCGGGTGCCATCACGCGCCACCTGCTGGACGACGAGGGATTCCGCGTGGTCACGATCGACCGCGAGGGCGTGAGCCCGGCCTACGTGCACGACCGGCGCGGCGGCAAGCGGGTCGCGATCGTCGAGGCGCAGGGCGAGCCGCTGTCGCGGCACGCGCTCGACGCGCTGTACTCCGCCACGCTGCGCGAGGCGGCCGAGGCCGACCTGGTCATCCTCTCGGGCCCCGACGGCGAGACGATGCTCGAGGCCGACGTCTACCGGCGGCTCGCGAGCGACATGCGCGAGCTCGGCCTGACCGTGCTGGTCGACCTCGCCGGGAACCGGCTGGAGGCGGCGCTGGCCGGCGGCGTCGACGTGCTCAAGGTCAGCCACGAGGAGCTCGTCGCCGACGGTCGCGTCGACGACGACGGCGACGACGAGCAGCAGCTGCTCGACGCGGCTCAGAGCCTGGTCGACGACGGCGTCTCGCTCGTCGCGGTCACCCGCGCCTCGGAGGGCTCGATCGTGGTCGGCGGCGGCGGCGCGTGGCGCGTCGTCGCGCCCGAGCTCGAGCCGGTCGACCCGCGTGGCGCGGGCGACTCGTACACGGCAGGGCTGGCATCGGTGCTCGCGGCCGGCGGCAGCCATGCCGAAGCGGTGCGCACCGGCGCGGCCGCCGGGGCCGTCAACGCGACCCGGCGAGGGCTCGGCACCGGCGATGCCGAGGCGATCCGGGCGATCGCCAGGAAGGTCGACCTGCAGCAGATCGGCGAGGGAAGCGACGAGGGGAAGGCCAGCTGA
- a CDS encoding CGNR zinc finger domain-containing protein: MRQPTLSPLLGAPAPVELMNTRWMRRGEHLDAIEHADGLRDWSVATGLVADDAALPDVAELREWRALRDALRAIAAEATDDPRTPVAPMRLDEAAEILNASLGVQREVRRFGWRDGRPALEPAAGDCWEAARGRIAVEALEILTDPAHRIRPCLAPNCPLYFVQSSARQRWCSDACGNRVRVARHAAKQL, translated from the coding sequence GTGCGCCAGCCCACCCTCTCGCCGCTGCTGGGCGCTCCCGCCCCCGTCGAGCTGATGAACACGCGGTGGATGCGCCGAGGAGAGCACCTCGACGCGATCGAGCACGCCGATGGCTTGCGCGACTGGTCGGTCGCGACCGGGCTCGTCGCCGACGATGCCGCCCTTCCGGACGTCGCAGAGCTGCGCGAGTGGCGAGCGCTGCGCGACGCGCTCCGCGCGATCGCGGCCGAGGCGACCGACGACCCGCGCACGCCCGTGGCGCCCATGCGGCTCGACGAGGCGGCGGAGATCCTCAATGCTTCGCTCGGCGTCCAGCGCGAGGTGCGCCGCTTCGGGTGGCGCGACGGCCGGCCCGCGCTCGAGCCGGCAGCGGGCGACTGCTGGGAGGCGGCTCGCGGCCGCATCGCGGTCGAGGCGCTCGAGATCCTCACCGACCCGGCCCACCGCATCCGCCCCTGCCTCGCCCCGAACTGCCCGCTCTACTTCGTGCAGTCGAGTGCGCGGCAGCGCTGGTGCTCGGATGCCTGCGGCAACCGGGTGCGCGTCGCTCGGCACGCCGCCAAGCAGCTCTAG
- a CDS encoding DUF559 domain-containing protein has protein sequence MSTLRPLRQGPFKVDEYQELRAQGNARAAIEEGLRLGLLVRARRDVYAWLPAPDPLVAALRIGGRLACASAAEALGLWVPRDRRLHVHVWDGSTRLRDPKDRRRRLEQRDGVVLHWEDLDPHDGSRCTTSVGSAIRCIAECCGIVEAVRVADSALQRNVAGRAEVARALEGLRWNELPAIDAVDGKCGSGYETDAKLLLLAAGLVFEQQVVIAKVGTVDFVLGGCVIVEVDGRETHESTFEQDRARDAEAMLQGYLTVRISALWLERNPRRFLELVRQALLLHPRG, from the coding sequence ATGTCAACGCTCAGACCGCTCCGTCAAGGGCCGTTCAAGGTCGACGAGTACCAGGAGCTGCGCGCTCAGGGCAACGCTCGAGCCGCGATCGAAGAAGGACTCCGCCTGGGCCTGCTCGTCCGCGCTCGTCGCGACGTGTACGCCTGGCTGCCTGCGCCCGACCCGCTGGTGGCCGCGCTGCGCATCGGCGGTCGGCTCGCGTGCGCCTCGGCGGCTGAGGCGCTCGGCCTCTGGGTGCCGCGCGACCGCCGCCTGCATGTGCATGTCTGGGACGGTTCCACCCGGCTGCGTGACCCGAAGGATCGTCGGCGGCGGCTCGAGCAGCGTGACGGGGTCGTGCTGCACTGGGAGGATCTCGATCCGCACGACGGCAGTCGATGCACCACGTCCGTGGGCTCGGCGATCCGATGCATCGCCGAGTGCTGCGGCATCGTCGAAGCGGTCCGGGTGGCCGACTCCGCGCTGCAGCGCAACGTCGCCGGCCGCGCCGAGGTCGCCAGGGCGCTCGAGGGCCTGCGGTGGAACGAGCTGCCCGCGATCGACGCCGTCGACGGGAAGTGCGGATCGGGCTACGAGACCGACGCCAAGCTGCTGCTGCTCGCGGCCGGACTGGTGTTCGAGCAGCAGGTGGTGATCGCGAAGGTCGGCACGGTCGACTTCGTGCTGGGCGGATGCGTGATCGTCGAGGTCGACGGCAGGGAGACCCACGAGTCGACGTTCGAGCAAGACCGGGCGAGAGACGCGGAGGCGATGCTGCAGGGCTACCTGACGGTGCGGATCTCGGCGCTCTGGCTGGAGCGCAACCCACGGCGGTTCCTCGAGCTGGTGCGGCAGGCGCTGCTGCTCCACCCGCGCGGCTGA
- a CDS encoding ABC transporter permease, whose protein sequence is MLIEAPAPKVRGPLRGIYAGNTRSVVARGLQVIAKNNWLIVLTGFFEPVFYLLSMGIGLGALIGTVEFYGVDVPYAAYIAPALMAVSAMNGAVYDSTMNVFFKMNFAKLYQQMLSTSLGPLDVALGEILLALFRGLLYACGFMLVTTMMGLNLSWTALLAIPAALVIAFGFASFGMAVTSYMKTFQHLDYVYFVMMPMFLLSATFFPIEVYPQGVQWVIQAMPLWHGVDMIRQLTTGLVQPTILLHLLYFAVMIVVGLWFTTTRLRALFLR, encoded by the coding sequence CTGCTGATCGAGGCGCCGGCGCCCAAGGTGCGGGGGCCGCTGCGCGGCATCTACGCCGGCAACACGCGCTCGGTCGTCGCTCGAGGCCTGCAGGTGATCGCCAAGAACAACTGGCTGATCGTGCTGACGGGCTTCTTCGAGCCGGTGTTCTACCTGCTCTCGATGGGCATCGGCCTCGGGGCGCTCATCGGCACGGTCGAGTTCTACGGCGTCGACGTGCCGTACGCCGCCTACATCGCGCCCGCGCTGATGGCCGTCAGCGCGATGAACGGCGCCGTCTACGACTCGACGATGAACGTCTTCTTCAAGATGAACTTCGCGAAGCTCTACCAGCAGATGCTCTCGACCTCGCTGGGTCCGCTCGACGTGGCGCTGGGCGAGATCCTGCTGGCGCTGTTCCGCGGCCTGCTCTACGCCTGCGGCTTCATGCTCGTGACGACGATGATGGGCCTCAACCTGTCGTGGACGGCGCTGCTTGCGATCCCGGCGGCGCTGGTGATCGCCTTCGGCTTCGCGTCGTTCGGCATGGCCGTGACGAGCTACATGAAGACGTTCCAGCACCTCGACTACGTCTACTTCGTGATGATGCCCATGTTCCTGCTGTCGGCCACGTTCTTCCCGATCGAGGTCTACCCGCAGGGCGTGCAGTGGGTGATCCAGGCGATGCCGCTGTGGCACGGCGTCGACATGATCCGGCAGCTGACGACCGGCCTCGTGCAGCCGACGATCCTGCTCCACCTGCTCTACTTCGCGGTGATGATCGTCGTCGGGCTCTGGTTCACGACGACCCGGCTGCGCGCCCTCTTCCTCCGCTAG